In Salvelinus namaycush isolate Seneca chromosome 20, SaNama_1.0, whole genome shotgun sequence, the following proteins share a genomic window:
- the LOC120064736 gene encoding G-protein coupled receptor 61-like: protein MEPLWNSSLPFPLPMPNTSSSESPEGGALSQSIALLAMLLMDLLAVVGNVAIMAVIAKAPQLRKFAFVFHLCLVDLLAALVLMPLGMLSGRAFFGEALCRSYLFLSVCLVSAAILSISAINVERYYYIIHPMRYEVKMTLGLVASVLVGIWVKALSMSVLPLLAWALQGERTPLLEGAGVGGGGGGVPSPSAAQGHRRCSLHWTGGGSNRVAFMVLFTLVYFLCPLMVILVVYCSMFKVARVAAMHHGPLPTWMDTPRRHRSESLSSRSTMVTSSGTGAGRDTPHRAFGGGKAAAVLAAVGGQFLCCWLPYFSFHLYSALASSPPATLAPLEEVVTWIGYFCFTSNPFFYGCLNRQIREELGKHVPCLFRQAAGEEDRLPSREGSIEENFLQFLQGTGCNLDPQDSHSTSSPKGEACRPLAQPPQPIPIDFRIPGQIAEETSEFLEHHQIKNNHIISDS, encoded by the coding sequence ATGGAGCCATTGTGgaactcctccctccccttcccactGCCCATGCCCAACACCTCGTCCTCTGAGTCACCCGAGGGCGGAGCTCTGTCCCAGTCAATAGCGCTACTCGCCATGCTGCTCATGGACCTGCTGGCCGTGGTGGGCAACGTGGCCATAATGGCTGTCATCGCCAAGGCCCCACAGCTACGTAAGTTTGCCTTTGTCTTCCATCTGTGCCTGGTGGACCTGCTGGCGGCCCTGGTTCTGATGCCCCTGGGCATGCTCTCAGGCCGGGCCTTCTTTGGCGAGGCCCTGTGTCGGAGCTACCTCTTCCTCAGCGTGTGCCTGGTCAGCGCCGCCATCCTCTCCATCTCAGCCATCAATGTGGAGCGCTACTACTACATCATCCACCCCATGCGCTACGAGGTGAAGATGACCCTTGGCCTGGTGGCCTCAGTGCTGGTGGGGATATGGGTCAAAGCTTTGTCCATGTCCGTCCTGCCGCTGCTGGCCTGGGCCTTACAGGGCGAAAGGACTCCTCTTCTGGAGGGTGCTGGAGTTgggggagggggtggaggtgTACCCTCACCCTCTGCTGCTCAGGGTCACAGGCGATGCTCCTTGCACTGGACAGGGGGCGGGTCAAACCGTGTTGCCTTCATGGTCCTGTTCACGCTGGTGTACTTCCTGTGTCCACTGATGGTCATCCTGGTAGTGTACTGCAGCATGTTCAAGGTGGCACGGGTAGCGGCCATGCACCACGGGCCCCTGCCGACCTGGATGGACACGCCCCGCCGCCATCGCTCTGAGTCGCTCAGCAGCCGCTCCACCATGGTGACCAGCTCGGGGACAGGGGCGGGGCGCGACACTCCTCACCGCGCCTTCGGAGGGGGTAAGGCGGCAGCGGTGTTAGCAGCAGTGGGAGGACAGTTCCTGTGCTGTTGGCTGCCCTACTTCTCCTTTCACCTGTACTCAGCTCTGGCCTCTAGCCCTCCAGCCACGCTGGCCCCCCTGGAGGAGGTGGTCACCTGGATCGGCTACTTCTGCTTCACCTCCAACCCCTTCTTCTACGGCTGTCTGAACCGGCAGATCCGCGAGGAGCTGGGCAAGCATGTGCCCTGCCTGTTCCGCCAGGCAGCGGGAGAGGAGGACCGACTGCCCAGCCGTGAGGGATCCATAGAGGAGAATTTCCTGCAGTTCCTCCAGGGCACTGGCTGCAACCTGGATCCCCAGGACTCCCACAGCACCTCCAGCCCCAAGGGAGAGGCCTGCCGACCCCTGGCCCAGCCCCCACAGCCTATACCCATTGACTTCCGCATCCCAGGACAGATTGCAGAGGAGACTTCAGAGTTCCTTGAGCATCACCAGATTAAAAACAACCATATCATATCGGACAGTTAg